The Candidatus Aminicenantes bacterium genome has a segment encoding these proteins:
- a CDS encoding M14 family metallopeptidase produces MRRKVPFVSALILLCLALSAAGAAKIPTPESVLGFKPGTDNRLATYDQAIAYLKALAAASPSLKLLEAGKTTQGRPILFALISSPRNLAALGRLREITLRLAHPEGLTDDSARRLAGEGKAFVHIDGGCHATEVAGPQMIPQLAYDLLARPDDPKIRLILENDIVILFPSMNPDGQQMVGEWQAKNFGTPYEQSGLPRLYQEYVGHDNNRDGYMLNMIESRVMEHFWRQWEPQIIYVHHQTAPFPARIWLPPFSEPVGLEAPPLTSREVNLLGMAIAKGLEENGRAGAIHMGTAFDAWYPGYVDYAPIFKNIAAFWTETAGNMAAPREYKPEDLPPAYRDLRPQSLYSGPWSPGWWRLGDAVAYNETASLAVLEYAARYKNALLFNRYQAGRDQIARGCKAAPYAYIIPQSQRDPVAAVELLRRLAFAGVRVWRLTAPAEVEGMTHPAGTWIVPTDQEFGALARELLDVQKYPDLRQFPGGPPSRPYDAAGWTLPLQMGVVCVAASKPISGEMRARMMLLGSAANPKAAASSYNGTEAVDPAPFDSVPGIGFDADPGAAAIVPPAGAVSGQGPVLAVDPGQNNAFRAVNKTWQMGGTVSFAPASVDKGARYLLSGLSPAAQEEMVADWALTAERTATGGEPIGKPRIGLYQPWSGSMDEGWTRWILERYGFDLVIVHPEDFHAPLRDKVDVLILTDDARIPIEGTAGGQGARGGTASARAVRPEYAYALTPDDLKGFEAFVRGGGTVVCFNGACRFAIQQLKLPVKNAVEGLKSEEFFLRGSIVEIEMDATHPVMAGMPARAAVFVDGSPVFDLLEGFQGTVPAKYAAAGSPLRSGYLIGEKYLQGKAAAVDVNLDRGHVVLIGFRPQWRAQSFGAFRVVFNAALYGRAE; encoded by the coding sequence ATGCGTCGAAAAGTTCCGTTCGTCTCCGCCCTCATCCTCCTCTGCCTGGCCCTCTCCGCGGCCGGCGCCGCCAAGATCCCGACGCCCGAGTCCGTCCTCGGCTTCAAGCCGGGGACCGACAATCGCTTGGCGACATATGACCAGGCGATCGCCTATCTCAAGGCTTTGGCCGCCGCCAGCCCCTCCTTGAAGCTGCTGGAAGCCGGGAAGACTACGCAAGGCCGGCCGATCCTGTTCGCCCTGATTTCGAGTCCGAGGAATCTCGCCGCCCTGGGTCGTCTTCGCGAGATCACCCTGCGCCTGGCCCACCCGGAGGGCTTGACGGACGATTCCGCCCGCCGCCTGGCCGGCGAGGGCAAAGCCTTCGTCCACATCGACGGCGGGTGCCACGCCACCGAAGTGGCGGGCCCCCAAATGATCCCGCAGCTGGCGTATGACCTTTTAGCCCGGCCGGACGATCCGAAGATCCGCCTGATCCTGGAGAACGACATCGTCATTCTCTTTCCCTCCATGAACCCAGACGGCCAGCAGATGGTGGGGGAGTGGCAGGCGAAAAACTTCGGAACTCCCTATGAACAATCAGGCCTGCCGCGTCTCTACCAAGAGTATGTCGGCCATGACAACAACCGCGACGGCTACATGCTGAATATGATCGAATCGCGGGTGATGGAGCATTTCTGGCGGCAATGGGAGCCGCAGATCATCTATGTCCACCACCAGACCGCGCCTTTCCCCGCCCGCATCTGGCTGCCGCCGTTCTCCGAGCCCGTCGGCCTCGAAGCGCCGCCCTTGACCTCGCGCGAGGTCAATCTGCTCGGCATGGCCATCGCCAAGGGCTTGGAGGAAAACGGCCGGGCAGGGGCCATCCACATGGGGACGGCGTTTGACGCCTGGTATCCAGGCTACGTCGACTATGCCCCGATCTTCAAGAACATCGCAGCCTTCTGGACGGAGACGGCCGGCAACATGGCGGCGCCGCGCGAATACAAGCCGGAAGACCTGCCGCCGGCCTATCGCGACTTGCGCCCGCAAAGCCTTTACAGCGGCCCCTGGAGTCCCGGCTGGTGGCGGCTGGGCGACGCCGTGGCCTATAACGAGACGGCCTCCCTGGCGGTTCTGGAATACGCGGCCCGCTACAAGAACGCCCTTCTCTTCAATCGGTACCAGGCCGGTCGCGACCAGATCGCCCGCGGTTGCAAGGCCGCGCCCTACGCTTACATCATCCCCCAAAGCCAGCGCGATCCGGTCGCCGCCGTTGAGCTTCTCCGCCGGCTGGCCTTCGCCGGCGTGCGAGTCTGGCGGCTCACGGCGCCGGCCGAGGTCGAGGGGATGACTCATCCCGCCGGCACCTGGATCGTTCCGACGGACCAGGAATTCGGGGCTCTGGCCCGCGAGCTTCTCGACGTCCAGAAATATCCCGATCTCCGTCAGTTTCCGGGCGGGCCGCCGTCCCGTCCTTACGACGCCGCGGGCTGGACGCTCCCGCTCCAGATGGGAGTTGTGTGCGTCGCCGCGTCCAAGCCGATAAGCGGCGAGATGAGAGCGCGGATGATGCTGTTGGGCTCGGCGGCAAATCCCAAGGCCGCTGCCTCCTCCTACAACGGGACTGAAGCCGTCGATCCCGCCCCTTTCGACAGCGTCCCGGGCATCGGCTTCGACGCCGACCCGGGCGCGGCCGCGATCGTCCCGCCCGCGGGGGCGGTTTCCGGGCAAGGGCCCGTCCTAGCGGTCGACCCGGGTCAGAACAATGCTTTCCGGGCCGTCAACAAGACTTGGCAGATGGGCGGCACGGTCTCGTTTGCCCCCGCTTCGGTGGACAAAGGCGCCCGTTACCTCCTTTCCGGATTATCGCCGGCGGCGCAGGAGGAGATGGTCGCTGATTGGGCGCTGACGGCGGAGCGCACGGCGACCGGCGGCGAGCCGATCGGGAAACCCCGAATCGGCTTGTATCAGCCCTGGAGCGGCAGCATGGACGAGGGTTGGACGCGATGGATCCTTGAGCGATATGGATTCGATCTCGTGATCGTCCATCCGGAGGATTTCCACGCCCCGCTCCGCGACAAAGTCGACGTCCTGATCCTGACCGACGACGCGCGGATTCCCATCGAAGGTACGGCCGGAGGGCAGGGGGCAAGGGGCGGCACTGCGTCCGCCCGGGCCGTCCGGCCGGAATATGCCTACGCCCTGACCCCCGACGACCTGAAAGGGTTCGAGGCCTTCGTCCGCGGCGGCGGAACCGTCGTCTGCTTCAACGGGGCCTGCCGCTTCGCCATCCAACAGCTCAAGCTGCCGGTGAAGAACGCCGTCGAAGGGCTGAAGTCGGAAGAGTTTTTCCTGCGCGGCTCGATCGTCGAGATCGAGATGGACGCGACCCACCCGGTCATGGCGGGCATGCCGGCCCGAGCGGCCGTGTTCGTCGACGGCAGCCCCGTCTTCGATCTTCTGGAGGGCTTTCAGGGAACGGTGCCGGCAAAATATGCCGCCGCGGGTTCGCCGCTTCGCTCCGGCTACCTGATCGGCGAAAAATATTTACAGGGAAAAGCTGCCGCTGTGGACGTGAATCTGGACCGGGGGCACGTCGTCCTGATCGGCTTCCGGCCGCAATGGCGGGCCCAGTCGTTCGGCGCCTTCCGGGTGGTGTTCAATGCCGCCCTTTACGGGCGAGCCGAATAG